One Glycine soja cultivar W05 chromosome 2, ASM419377v2, whole genome shotgun sequence genomic region harbors:
- the LOC114376206 gene encoding protein trichome birefringence-like 8 produces MKECIIDIKLSDKPLIRSSECQQKSNYIIVFDGSGSNSVSLTKGMFKGGGFSIWLVNRYRFRLRSCVIDISIGCLVQTMSYWISLFLEALCLSVANDTTLLSRFAFLSSNVTPNNSHKSPLVEACDYSRGRWVWDETYHRQLYDENCPFLDPGFRCRQNGRKNERFRKWRWQPDGCDIPRFNASDLLERNRNGRIVFAGDSVGRNQWESLLCMLTQGVSNLSKIYEVNGNPISKHNGFLVMRFQEYNMTVEYYRTPFLCVIGRPPLNSSSNVRSTIRLDELHWYFNKWVAADVLVFNSGHWWNPDKTIKSGIYFQEGGRVNMTMNVKEAFRRSLQTWKSWTLHNLDPRSFVFFRSYSSVHFRNGTWNDGGECDMQTEPENDPTKLEIEPYYNIFVSGVVKQTQYERRKAHFLNITYLSELRKDGHPSKYREPGTPPDAPQDCSHWCLPGVPDTWNELLYAQLLSEKFGINKIFPERG; encoded by the exons atgaaggaatgcattattGACATCAAGCTGTCTGATAAACCACTTATTCGAAGCAGCGAGTGCCAGCAAAAATCGAACTATA TCATTGTATTTGATGGGTCTGGTTCGAACTCTGTCAGTCTTACAAAGGGAATGTTCAAAGGAGGTGGGTTCAGTATATGGCTGGTCAACAGATATAGGTTTAGGTTGAGGAG CTGTGTCATTGATATTAGCATCGGGTGCCTTGTGCAAACAATGTCCTATTGGATATCCTTGTTTCTTGAAGCACTCTGTCTCAGTGTAGCCAATGATACCACA TTACTTTCTCGCTTTGCTTTCTTGTCATCAAATGTCACTCCCAATAATTCACACAAATCGCCACTCGTCGAAGCATGCGATTATTCCAGAGGCCGCTGGGTGTGGGATGAAACCTACCATCGTCAATTGTATGATGAAAACTGCCCCTTTCTGGATCCCGGATTCCGGTGTCGCCAAAACGGACGGAAAAATGAAAGGTTTCGTAAATGGAGATGGCAACCTGATGGCTGTGACATTCCCCG GTTCAATGCCAGTGACCTCCTAGAAAGGAATCGCAATGGACGCATTGTGTTTGCGGGTGATTCCGTGGGCAGAAACCAATGGGAGTCTTTGCTATGCATGCTGACACAAGGGGTTTCTAACCTCTCCAAAATATATGAAGTGAATGGAAATCCCATAAGCAAACACAACGGTTTTCTGGTAATGAGGTTTCAGGAATACAACATGACAGTAGAGTACTACAGGACACCCTTCTTGTGTGTTATAGGTCGCCCACCACTTAACTCATCTAGTAATGTCCGAAGTACTATCAGGCTTGACGAGTTGCACTGGTATTTCAATAAATGGGTAGCAGCAGATGTTCTTGTTTTCAATTCCGGGCATTGGTGGAACCCAGACAAAACCATCAAGTC GGGCATCTACTTCCAGGAAGGAGGAAGGGTAAACATGACGATGAACGTGAAAGAAGCATTTAGGAGATCCCTGCAGACATGGAAATCATGGACATTGCATAATCTCGATCCAAGGAGTTTCGTCTTCTTTCGTAGCTATTCCTCCGTTCATTTCAG GAATGGCACATGGAATGATGGAGGAGAGTGTGACATGCAAACAGAGCCAGAAAATGACCCTACAAAACTTGAAATTGAACCATATTATAACATATTTGTATCTGGTGTTGTCAAACAGACGCAATACGAGAGACGGAAGGCCCACTTTTTGAACATCACATATCTTTCAGAATTGAGGAAAGACGGTCACCCTTCCAAGTATCGGGAACCGGGTACTCCACCTGATGCCCCACAGGATTGCAGCCACTGGTGCTTACCAGGGGTGCCAGACACGTGGAATGAACTTCTCTATGCTCAACTCCTATCTGAGAaatttggcatcaacaaaatttTTCCAGAAAGAGGGTAA